Genomic window (Anaerolineales bacterium):
GTTGAATCGAGGCCAAGAGATTTTCGGCAAGTGTGGGTAAGTCGAGCTGCGAGAGATTGATGTGCCATGGACCGATCATGAAAGTCTCTGTGGAAATATTAGCCAATTGTTCGGGAAGCCCCATCAACATCGTCTGCAGAACCTGGAAGAGTGATTGCAACTGGCTCACGACCGCGATTCCGGCCCAGGTCGACAACCCAAGAATGATGATCAAAACGAGTAAGAAGCAAATGTTGGCCGCCAAACTCCAGGAAAGTCGCGTGCTCTGATGCAGTAGACGGACGAGAGGCACTTCCAGAAACGCCAGAATCAACGCCGTGATCAGGATGGGAATCACGCCATGGAAGCGCGATAATAAACCGACGATCAAGAGCAAGAGGATCGCCCCTACGAAAGCTTTCGTCAACAGACTCCAGCGCGGGGAGATGTTAGCCTTCGTTTTCATTTTCTGTCTCGTTCTCTACACGACGATCCTGCCGCGAAATCGACTCCCGCAGTCGATCGACCAGGCGGTGAAACCGGCCCGGGATGCGGAATTGATCGTCTTCCAATTCAGGGTTCAACACCTCGGTCCAATCGTCAAAACCAACGGTCTTACGATAGATATAACCCAAAATCACACGCAGCGAGGCTGCCACCGGGGCAGCCAATAGCAGTCCGAGGACACCCGCGATCATCCCGCCCGCCAAAACCGAAATCAAGACGGCGAGTGGGCTCATGTTCAAGCTCCTGCCGATGATTCGGGGAACGAGCACGTTGTTCTCGACTTGTTGAACGATGATATAGAACGCCAAAATAATGACGCTGTAGGCCAACGGAGTCACGCCCAGCCAATTCTCCGGTTGAAAAAGCGCAACCAGAACTCCAACGATGGCCGCAATCAAAGGGCCGAACATGGGCACGAATTCCATGAAACCCGAGATCAAGCCCAGGACGAGAGAGAATTGTAACTGCAGGATGGTAAGACCTAACGCGACGGTGGTACCGACGACCAAACCCAGAATGGACTGCCCGCGCAAAAACGAATTCCATACCTGCGTGATTTCATTCAGGATGAGACGGACATCGTTTCGATACAAAGGAGGTATCCAGGCTAGAAAGCCTTCATCGAAGGTCCCCATATCGAGCAGAAAGTAAACGCTTAAAACCAGCACCAAAATCACGGAAGTGATCGCCGACGCCGTGGCCTTGGCCACAGAGGCAAGAAGACTCCCTGTCTGCGAGAGTATTGGCTGCAACGCGGAGGCGACATCGGCCAGGAAGGGCTCGAGATTTACGGTCGAAAGATCCACCGTCCACGGTCCGATTTGAACCGTTTTCTGCCCCAAGGCGACAATCTGGTCCGGTAGCTCGACGGACAAATCCCCCAGGTAAGAGGCGAGTTGAACGACACCGGACGAAATCGCCACCCCAACACCCGTCGTGAGAGCCAGCAGGACGGCAATCAAAACGAGGTACACGATCAGGACAGAGATCCCACGCGAGACGCGCAGCTTCCGGCAGATTCTGGAAGTGATCGGATGCAGCAGATAGGCCAGCAAGAAAGCCAGGACGAGGGGAGCGATCATCTGACGCAGGAGCATCACCAGACCGAGCGCAAATACGAGCAGGATGATGCCAAACACGAGCCGCGTTCCGGGCTGCCAGGATGGCGAGTTGGATGGATCCATTGGGGTTGGTTTCATGCGCCAATCTCGAATTGGATACGTGTCGTTTCCGATTTTATACTGCCATCCATCGAAGTCGATGTAAGGGAGATTCTACCCATTCCGGGCCGGCAGGCAAACCGTTTCGCCGATGGCGCCGTACGGGTTTCTACAGCCAGGGCACGATGCTTCCTGCGGCGGACGACCGCCTGCCTGCAATCGTTCCATCGAACACACATATATAGCAATATATATTGCCATATATGCATTTTCTACAATTTGTAATGCCTCTCCAAAGAAGTGCATCACTCACTCGGGCAATAAAACTTGGGAGGTAGGCGGTTCCCGTCTGCCTCCCAAGCGACGAAGCAAGTTGATCTGCGCTGCTCGGTGTCGAGCGGCGCCCGTTCAATCCCGATCGCGGGTTTTGGACCGGCGGCCGCCTTGTGAACGATTGCCGGAACGACGCCCTGGAGGTCGATCGTGAGCGGCGGCCTCCTCCGGCGTCCATCCTTCCAAAACCGCTTGCCTGGATAGACGGATCTTACCATCCGCGTCAATGTTGGTCACCATCACGGTAATTTCGTCTCCCACCTGGGCGACGTCTTCGACTCGCTTGACGTGTTCGCTGTCCAGTTGGGAAATGTGCACCAGGCCGTCGACCTTCGGCAGGATTTCGACGAAGGCGCCGAAATCGGTCACACGTACCACGCGTCCGGTGTATATCCGGCCGACGACGGCTTCTTCCGTGAGCTCTTCGATCATCTGCTTTGCTTGTGCCGCGCTGGGGCCGTCCGCCGAGGCAATGTACACCGTGCCGTCGTCTTCGATGTCGATCTTGGCTCCGGTATCCTCCTGGATCTGGCGGATGATTTTCCCGCCGGGGCCAATTACCGCACCGATCTTTTCCGGATCGATGTTCAATACCGTCATCCGGGGTGCGTGGGGTTTCAACTCCGCACGCGGCTTCGGAATGCACGCTTCGATCTTGTCGAGAATGAACATCCGGCCTTTACGTGCCTGTTCCATCGCTTGCGACATGATTTCGGTGGTGATGCCGGCGATTTTGATGTCCATCTGCAGCGCCGTGATGCCCTTGCGCGTTCCCGCGACTTTGAAATCCATGTCCCCGAGATGATCTTCGATGCCCTGGATGTCCGTCAGAATGACGTATTTATCGCTCTCTTTTATCAGCCCCATCGCCACTCCGGCAACCGGGGCCTTGATCGGAACACCCGTGTCCATCAAAGCCAGCGTCGACCCACAAACGGAGGCCATCGAGGTCGAACCGTTGGACGACAGCACCTCCGAGACGAGCCGCAGCGTGTAGGGAAATTCCTCCAAGGATGGCAGCACGGGGACCAGCGCGCGTTCGGCCAGCGCGCCGTGCCCGATTTCGCGCCGCGAGGCGCCGCGCAGCATGCGCGTCTCACCGACGGAGAACGGCGGGAAATTATAATGGTGCATGTAACGCTTTTCCTCGACCGGTGATAGACCGTCGAGTTCCTGTCGTTCCCGGGGTGTTCCCAAGGTCGCCAAGGTCAAAACCTGAGTTTCACCGCGGGTGAAAAGGCCGGAACCGTGCGCTCGAGGACTCAAGTCGACTTCCGCCGAAATCGGGCGTACGGCATCCAAATCCCGGCCGTCCGGACGGTGATGTTGGTTCAGTATCTGTGCGCGTACGTCGGCCTTCTCCAGCGCCGAAAACGCCTCGCGCACGTCCATGTCGGTAAAAGCCTCGTCGGCCGTCAAGGCAGCCACTGTTTCGTCCCGCAATTCGTTGAGCGAACGATCGAGATCGGCCTTGGCCAGCGATTGCGAGGCGATTTCCTGCAGCCGATCACCGGCGTACTGCGCCACCGCTTCGCGCACGTCATCTGCAAGGGCGAAAACGGGATAATCACGTTTTGGCTTGCCGACTTCTTCGCGCATCTGGTTCTGCAGGTCGATCAGCGGCTGCATCGCCTTGTGACCGGC
Coding sequences:
- a CDS encoding polyribonucleotide nucleotidyltransferase, producing MLGTKQFQTEIDGRAIILETGKLAGQAGGAVTVRQGDTVLLAAATMGSSPREGINFFPLTVDYEERMYAGGRIPGSFFRREGRPSEAAILIARLTDRPIRPLFPKDMRNDVQVILYSLSADEETPIDVLAILGASAALTISDIPFNGPVAGLRVIRKDGEFLFNPGYSDIKESDLNLRMAGTSDAILMVECNSNEVDEATMVAALAAGHKAMQPLIDLQNQMREEVGKPKRDYPVFALADDVREAVAQYAGDRLQEIASQSLAKADLDRSLNELRDETVAALTADEAFTDMDVREAFSALEKADVRAQILNQHHRPDGRDLDAVRPISAEVDLSPRAHGSGLFTRGETQVLTLATLGTPRERQELDGLSPVEEKRYMHHYNFPPFSVGETRMLRGASRREIGHGALAERALVPVLPSLEEFPYTLRLVSEVLSSNGSTSMASVCGSTLALMDTGVPIKAPVAGVAMGLIKESDKYVILTDIQGIEDHLGDMDFKVAGTRKGITALQMDIKIAGITTEIMSQAMEQARKGRMFILDKIEACIPKPRAELKPHAPRMTVLNIDPEKIGAVIGPGGKIIRQIQEDTGAKIDIEDDGTVYIASADGPSAAQAKQMIEELTEEAVVGRIYTGRVVRVTDFGAFVEILPKVDGLVHISQLDSEHVKRVEDVAQVGDEITVMVTNIDADGKIRLSRQAVLEGWTPEEAAAHDRPPGRRSGNRSQGGRRSKTRDRD
- a CDS encoding AI-2E family transporter is translated as MKPTPMDPSNSPSWQPGTRLVFGIILLVFALGLVMLLRQMIAPLVLAFLLAYLLHPITSRICRKLRVSRGISVLIVYLVLIAVLLALTTGVGVAISSGVVQLASYLGDLSVELPDQIVALGQKTVQIGPWTVDLSTVNLEPFLADVASALQPILSQTGSLLASVAKATASAITSVILVLVLSVYFLLDMGTFDEGFLAWIPPLYRNDVRLILNEITQVWNSFLRGQSILGLVVGTTVALGLTILQLQFSLVLGLISGFMEFVPMFGPLIAAIVGVLVALFQPENWLGVTPLAYSVIILAFYIIVQQVENNVLVPRIIGRSLNMSPLAVLISVLAGGMIAGVLGLLLAAPVAASLRVILGYIYRKTVGFDDWTEVLNPELEDDQFRIPGRFHRLVDRLRESISRQDRRVENETENENEG